TGATCAGCGCCGACGAGAGCCAGAACGCCCTGGTGCTGATGGCCGAGCCCAGCCAGCTCAGGGTCTTCGAGACCCTGATCGGCCAGCTCGACCAGCCCCGCGCCCAGGTGCTGGTGGAGGCGGCCATCGTCGAGGTCAGCGGCGACATCAACGACGCCCTCGGCGTGCAGTGGGCCGCCCGCTCCGGCAACCTGGCCGGCGTCAGCCAGTCCAGCGGCACCGGCCTGGCCATCGGCTCGCTTCTGGACAGGCTGGCCGACGGCAAGCGCCCGGCCCTGCCCGACGGCACCGTGATCGGCCTCGGCAGCGCCAACTTCGCCGCCCTGGTGACGGCGCTGTCCAGCGACTCCAACAACAACCTGCTGTCCACCCCGAGCCTGCTGACCCTGGACAACGAGCAGGCGGAGATCCTGGTGGGCCAGAACGTGCCCTTCCAGACCGGTTCCTACACCACCGACAGCGCCGGCGCCTCCAACCCCTTCACCACGGTGGAGCGCAAGGACATCGGCATCACCCTCAAGGTCACCCCGCACATCAACGACGGCAGGACCCTGCGCCTGAAGGTGGAACAGGAGAGCTCCGAGCTGGCCTCCGCCCCCGCCGGCATCTCCACCAGCGACGTGATCACCAACAAGCGTTCGGTGAAGAGCACCATCCTCGCCGACGACGGGCAGATCATCGTCATCGGCGGCCTGATCAAGGACAACGTCAAGACCCAGGTCAGCAAGGTGCCGCTGCTGGGCGACATCCCCCTGCTGGGCCGGCTGTTCCGCTCCAGCAAGGACGTGACCGAAAAGACCAACCTGATGGTCTTCCTGCGCCCGACCCTGCTGCGCAGCAGCGCCTCGGCCACGGACCTCGGCCAGCGCCGCTACGACCACCTGCGGCGCCTGGGCAATGGCCAGCGCGGCGCCAGCGGCCTGCGCCTGCCGGATGACCCGCACCAGCTGTTCGACGCCGACGACGGCCCGGTGCTGGACATGCGCGGGGAGCCCGGGGCATGAGCGCCGCGCGCCTGCCCTTCGGCTACGCCCGGCGCCACGGCTTGCTGCTGGAGAACGGCGAACTGCTCTGCCGCGCCGACACGCCCCTGGCCATCCTCACCGAGGTGCGCCGCCGCCATGGCGAGCCGTCCCGCTACCGGGCGCTGGACGCCGAGGCCTTCGCCGCGCGCCTGGCCGCCCACTACCAGGACGGCCAGGGCGACGCCCAGCAGGTGGCCGAAGGCCTGGGCGAGGCCATGGCCGGCGGCGACGACCTGGCCAGCCTGGCCGAGCAGCTGCCGGCCACCACCGACCTGCTGGAGCAGGAGGACGACGCACCGATCATCCGCCTGATCAACGCCATCCTGGGCGAGGCGGTGAAGGCGCGGGCGTCCGACATCCACCTGGAGACCTTCGAGCAGCACCTCTCGGTGCGCCTGCGCATCGACGGCCTGCTGCGGGAGATCCTCCGGCCGCGCCGGGAGCTGGCGGGACTGCTGGTGTCGCGGATCAAGGTGATGGCGAAGCTGGACATCGCCGAGAAGCGCATCCCCCAGGATGGCCGCATCGCCCTGCGCATCGCCGGCCACGAGGTGGACGTGCGGGTCTCCACCCTGCCCTCGGCCCATGGCGAGCGGGTGGTGCTGCGCCTGCTGGACAAGCAGGCCGGACGCCTGGACCTCACACGCCTGGGCATGGACGCCGCCACCCGCGCGCGCCTGGAAGGCGCCCTGGCGCGGCCCCACGGCATCCTCCTGGTCACCGGCCCCACCGGCTCCGGCAAGACCACCACCCTCTACGCTGGCCTGGCCAGCCTCAACAGCCAGACCCGCAACATCCTCACCATCGAGGACCCGGTGGAGTACCACCTGCCCGGCATCGGCCAGACCCAGGTCAACACCCGGGTGGACATGACCTTCGCCCGGGGCCTGCGGGCCATCCTGCGCCAGGACCCGGACGTGGTGATGGTGGGCGAGATCCGTGACCGCGAGACCGCCGAGATCGCCGTCCAGGCCTCCCTCACCGGCCACCTGGTGCTCTCCACCCTGCACACCAACAGCGCCGTGGGCGCGGTCACCCGCCTGGTGGACATGGGCGTCGAGCCCTTCCTGCTCTGCACCTCCCTGGTGGGGGTGCTGGCCCAGCGCCTGGTGCGGGTCCTGTGCCCCGACTGCCGGACCGAGGTCACGGCCGATGCCGCCGCCTGCCGGCACCTCGGCCTGGACCCCGGGCGGCCGCCACGGCTGTGGCAGCCGGTGGGCTGCGCGGCCTGCCAGGAGAGCGGCTATCGCGGTCGCCAGGGTCTCTACGAACTGGTGCTGCTGGACGAGCCGCTGCGCCAGCTGATCCACCAGGGCGCCGGCGAGGCCGAACTGACCCGCCACGCCCGCCGCCATGGCCCCAGCCTGTTCATGGATGGCCGCGACAAGGTGCTGGCCGGCGTCACCAGCCTGGAAGAACTGCTGCGCGTGACCCGGGAGGATTGAGATGGCCGCCTACGAATTCCTCGCCATGGACAGCGCCGGACGCCGGCGCCGGGGCGTGCAGGAGGCCGACAGCGAACGCCACGCCCGCCAGTTGCTGCGGGATCGCCAGCTGATCCCCCTGCGCCTGCGTCCCACCCGAGGCGACCGTCGCGGCGGTTCCAGCCGCCGGGGTCTCGGCGCCGCCGAGCTGGCCCTGCTCACCCGGCAACTGGCCACCCTGGTGCAGGCCGCCCTGCCCCTGGAGGAGGTGCTGGCGGCCCTGGCCGCCCAGTGCGAGAAGCGCGGCCAGCAGGCCATGGTCCTGGCGATCCGCGCGCGGGTGCTGGAGGGCCACGGCCTGGCCCGGGCCATGGCCGAGTTCCCCCGCGCCTTTCCGCCGCTGTACCGGGCCACGGTGGCCGCCGGGGAGCGGGCCGGGCACCTGGGCCAGGTCCTGATGCAGCTGGCCGACTACACCGAGTCGCGCCAGGCGGCCCGCCAGCAGATCCAGCTGGCCCTGCTGTATCCCTCGATCCTGCTGGTGGCGGCCGTGGGCATCGTCGGCTTCCTGCTGGGCTTCGTGGTGCCGGACGTGGTCAAGGTGTTCGTCGACAGCGGTCAGGAGCTGCCCTGGCTGACCCGCCTGCTGATCGCCGCCAGCCAGGGGCTGCAGGCCAGCGGGCTGTACCTGCTGCTGGCGCTGGCCGGGGCGCTCGGAGGGACCCGGGCGCTGCTGCGGCGCCCGGCCATGCGCCTCGCCTGGCACCGCCTGCAACTGCGCCTGCCGCTGCTGGGGCGGGTGATCCGCGCCGGCAACTGCACCCGTTTCACCAGCACCCTGGCGATCCTGGGCCGCAGCGGCGTGCCCCTGGTGGACGCCCTGGAGATCGCCGCCGAAGTGGTGGCCAACCAGCAGATTAGGACCTGTCTGAAAGACGTCGCCCGTGCCGTGCGCGAAGGTGGCGGACTGACCCGGGCGCTGGAGCGCAGCGGCCAGTTCCCGCCGATGATGCTCTACATGATCGCCAGCGGCGAACGCTCCGGCGAGCTGGACGCCATGCTCGACCGCGCCGCCCGCCAGCAGGAAAGCCAGCTCGCCAACCGCATCGCGATGCTCGTGGGGCTGTTCGAGCCCGCCATGCTGGTGTTCAT
This genomic window from Pseudomonas furukawaii contains:
- the gspD gene encoding type II secretion system secretin GspD, with product MNLPRLTGALLVLGTLLSPLASHADTAAPRQWTLNMKDAELRDLVSEVGEITGKTMVLDPRMSGKVTVQSNAALDQAGIYSLFLSVLRSQGYAALDQGDRVLIVPVADAKSRASGQAGTAGDAFITAVLPLRNAASSEVAAVVRPLVAVDGYVAPSNSANALVVTDSAGNVERIRHLVEELDGAGQRAFTTLKLEHAWAGDLAQTLSDSVSQANGGPAGARAVADARSNRLILIGPGQARAQMERLARMLDVPGNAADGARVVRLHHSDAKQLAELLAGIGKRMEVGKGGKEGRAGSILISADESQNALVLMAEPSQLRVFETLIGQLDQPRAQVLVEAAIVEVSGDINDALGVQWAARSGNLAGVSQSSGTGLAIGSLLDRLADGKRPALPDGTVIGLGSANFAALVTALSSDSNNNLLSTPSLLTLDNEQAEILVGQNVPFQTGSYTTDSAGASNPFTTVERKDIGITLKVTPHINDGRTLRLKVEQESSELASAPAGISTSDVITNKRSVKSTILADDGQIIVIGGLIKDNVKTQVSKVPLLGDIPLLGRLFRSSKDVTEKTNLMVFLRPTLLRSSASATDLGQRRYDHLRRLGNGQRGASGLRLPDDPHQLFDADDGPVLDMRGEPGA
- the gspE gene encoding type II secretion system ATPase GspE; the encoded protein is MSAARLPFGYARRHGLLLENGELLCRADTPLAILTEVRRRHGEPSRYRALDAEAFAARLAAHYQDGQGDAQQVAEGLGEAMAGGDDLASLAEQLPATTDLLEQEDDAPIIRLINAILGEAVKARASDIHLETFEQHLSVRLRIDGLLREILRPRRELAGLLVSRIKVMAKLDIAEKRIPQDGRIALRIAGHEVDVRVSTLPSAHGERVVLRLLDKQAGRLDLTRLGMDAATRARLEGALARPHGILLVTGPTGSGKTTTLYAGLASLNSQTRNILTIEDPVEYHLPGIGQTQVNTRVDMTFARGLRAILRQDPDVVMVGEIRDRETAEIAVQASLTGHLVLSTLHTNSAVGAVTRLVDMGVEPFLLCTSLVGVLAQRLVRVLCPDCRTEVTADAAACRHLGLDPGRPPRLWQPVGCAACQESGYRGRQGLYELVLLDEPLRQLIHQGAGEAELTRHARRHGPSLFMDGRDKVLAGVTSLEELLRVTRED
- the gspF gene encoding type II secretion system inner membrane protein GspF, whose product is MAAYEFLAMDSAGRRRRGVQEADSERHARQLLRDRQLIPLRLRPTRGDRRGGSSRRGLGAAELALLTRQLATLVQAALPLEEVLAALAAQCEKRGQQAMVLAIRARVLEGHGLARAMAEFPRAFPPLYRATVAAGERAGHLGQVLMQLADYTESRQAARQQIQLALLYPSILLVAAVGIVGFLLGFVVPDVVKVFVDSGQELPWLTRLLIAASQGLQASGLYLLLALAGALGGTRALLRRPAMRLAWHRLQLRLPLLGRVIRAGNCTRFTSTLAILGRSGVPLVDALEIAAEVVANQQIRTCLKDVARAVREGGGLTRALERSGQFPPMMLYMIASGERSGELDAMLDRAARQQESQLANRIAMLVGLFEPAMLVFMGASVLLIVLAILMPILSLNQLIA